One genomic segment of Oncorhynchus kisutch isolate 150728-3 linkage group LG15, Okis_V2, whole genome shotgun sequence includes these proteins:
- the LOC109905650 gene encoding RILP-like protein 1 isoform X2, which yields MEKDCGRNDQKQDVKKTEVCFERTCSALTVDDVYEIAKLIGSEVETLIDGYGKESATGLVPKIVKVLELLESFASRNHAHKSKEEELLKAFETLNVQKQKKTRNVKECEESKSEIQREVQEEVEKQRRRCEELQAQVLHLQMENQELQSCLRGNHVQEDRVQRQEREVMLKLKEVVDKQRDELRAKVQQIGSVSKEVEALQEQLERFMKMNGELRHKQSIVTAQVKNAVERKADMEADLREKQKEIERLTTQLEKANTAAGTANPCKTEVDLTDKLVIDLKDPNRPCFTKQEVREMLTERNELKANLFLVQEELSYYQREILNDERCPGFLLDAVRSAIKKQKTVIKAKMLGMPEDECSSDEEKGPLFERRAETETGTDNTDSKPQESRIRNLFGFLTRSGSNHSSRSPGENNAASSWEIIDDTDNTAETEPRQSP from the exons ATGGAGAAGGATTGCGGTAGAAACGATCAAAAGCAAGACGTCAAGAAGACAGAGGTGTGTTTTGAAAGGACCTGTTCAGCACTAACTGTGGACGATGTATACGAAATAGCTAAATTGATTGGCTCGGAAGTGGAAACACTTATTGACGGCTACGGTAAAGAGAGCGCCACAGGACTGGTGCCTAAAATTGTCAAAGTTCTAGAACTTTTGGAGAGCTTCGCATCGCGGAACCATGCTCACAAGTCAAAAGAAGAAGAATTACTTAAAGCGTTCGAAACACTTAATGTACAGAAACAGAAGAAGACGAGAAATGTGAAAGAATGCGAAGAAAGCAAGAGCGAAATACAACGG GAGGtgcaggaggaggtggagaagcagAGGAGGAGGTGCGAGGAGCTGCAGGCCCAGGTATTGCATCTACAGATGGAGAATCAGGAGTTACAGAGCTGCCTGAGGGGCAACCATGTCCAGGAAG ACCGTGTCCAACGGCAGGAGCGGGAGGTGATGCTGAAACTGAAGGAGGTGGTTGACAAGCAGAGAGATGAGTTGAGGGCCAAAGTACAGCAGATAGGAAGCGTGTCTAAGGAGGTGGAGGCG ctgcAGGAGCAGTTGGAGCGCTTCATGAAGATGAATGGGGAGCTGAGACACAAGCAGAGCATCGTCACGGCCCAGGTGAAGAATGCTGTGGAGAGGAAGGCTGACATGGAGGCAGACCTccgagagaaacagaaagagatagAACGCCTCACCACCCAGCTGGAAAAAGCCAACACTGCTGCTGGCACG GCCAATCCGTGTAAGACCGAAGTGGACCTGACTGACAAGCTCGTGATAGACTTGAAGGATCCCAACAGACCCTGTTTCACCAAGCAGGAGGTCAGAGAGATGCTGACAGAGAGGAACGAGCTCAAAGCCAACCTGTTCCTGGTGCAGGAGGAACTCTCCTACTACCAGAG GGAGATCCTGAATGATGAGCGGTGTCCAGGCTTCTTGCTGGACGCTGTACGTTCTGCCATAAAGAAACagaaaactgtcatcaaggccaagATGTTGGGCATGCCAGAGGATGAATGCAGCAg TGATGAGGAGAAAGGACCCCTGtttgagaggagagcagagacagaaACCGGGACAGACAACACTGACAGCAAACCACAAGAGTCTCGCATCAGGAACCT
- the LOC109905650 gene encoding RILP-like protein 1 isoform X1, with translation MEKDCGRNDQKQDVKKTEVCFERTCSALTVDDVYEIAKLIGSEVETLIDGYGKESATGLVPKIVKVLELLESFASRNHAHKSKEEELLKAFETLNVQKQKKTRNVKECEESKSEIQRQEVQEEVEKQRRRCEELQAQVLHLQMENQELQSCLRGNHVQEDRVQRQEREVMLKLKEVVDKQRDELRAKVQQIGSVSKEVEALQEQLERFMKMNGELRHKQSIVTAQVKNAVERKADMEADLREKQKEIERLTTQLEKANTAAGTANPCKTEVDLTDKLVIDLKDPNRPCFTKQEVREMLTERNELKANLFLVQEELSYYQREILNDERCPGFLLDAVRSAIKKQKTVIKAKMLGMPEDECSSDEEKGPLFERRAETETGTDNTDSKPQESRIRNLFGFLTRSGSNHSSRSPGENNAASSWEIIDDTDNTAETEPRQSP, from the exons ATGGAGAAGGATTGCGGTAGAAACGATCAAAAGCAAGACGTCAAGAAGACAGAGGTGTGTTTTGAAAGGACCTGTTCAGCACTAACTGTGGACGATGTATACGAAATAGCTAAATTGATTGGCTCGGAAGTGGAAACACTTATTGACGGCTACGGTAAAGAGAGCGCCACAGGACTGGTGCCTAAAATTGTCAAAGTTCTAGAACTTTTGGAGAGCTTCGCATCGCGGAACCATGCTCACAAGTCAAAAGAAGAAGAATTACTTAAAGCGTTCGAAACACTTAATGTACAGAAACAGAAGAAGACGAGAAATGTGAAAGAATGCGAAGAAAGCAAGAGCGAAATACAACGG CAGGAGGtgcaggaggaggtggagaagcagAGGAGGAGGTGCGAGGAGCTGCAGGCCCAGGTATTGCATCTACAGATGGAGAATCAGGAGTTACAGAGCTGCCTGAGGGGCAACCATGTCCAGGAAG ACCGTGTCCAACGGCAGGAGCGGGAGGTGATGCTGAAACTGAAGGAGGTGGTTGACAAGCAGAGAGATGAGTTGAGGGCCAAAGTACAGCAGATAGGAAGCGTGTCTAAGGAGGTGGAGGCG ctgcAGGAGCAGTTGGAGCGCTTCATGAAGATGAATGGGGAGCTGAGACACAAGCAGAGCATCGTCACGGCCCAGGTGAAGAATGCTGTGGAGAGGAAGGCTGACATGGAGGCAGACCTccgagagaaacagaaagagatagAACGCCTCACCACCCAGCTGGAAAAAGCCAACACTGCTGCTGGCACG GCCAATCCGTGTAAGACCGAAGTGGACCTGACTGACAAGCTCGTGATAGACTTGAAGGATCCCAACAGACCCTGTTTCACCAAGCAGGAGGTCAGAGAGATGCTGACAGAGAGGAACGAGCTCAAAGCCAACCTGTTCCTGGTGCAGGAGGAACTCTCCTACTACCAGAG GGAGATCCTGAATGATGAGCGGTGTCCAGGCTTCTTGCTGGACGCTGTACGTTCTGCCATAAAGAAACagaaaactgtcatcaaggccaagATGTTGGGCATGCCAGAGGATGAATGCAGCAg TGATGAGGAGAAAGGACCCCTGtttgagaggagagcagagacagaaACCGGGACAGACAACACTGACAGCAAACCACAAGAGTCTCGCATCAGGAACCT